From the genome of Physeter macrocephalus isolate SW-GA unplaced genomic scaffold, ASM283717v5 random_151, whole genome shotgun sequence, one region includes:
- the REEP4 gene encoding receptor expression-enhancing protein 4 isoform X2, whose amino-acid sequence MVSWMICRLVVLVFGMLYPTYASYKAVKTKNIREYVRWMMYWIVFALFMAVETFTDIFISWFPFYYEIKMAFVLWLLSPYTKGASLLYRKFVHPSLSRHEKEIDTYIVQAKERSYETVLSFGKRGLNIAASAAVQAATKSQGALAGRLRSFSMQDLRTISDAPAPTYQDPLYLEDQVPHRRPPIGEWAEEARAVPRGMASSRQAVAPPRARGKPGSAGPRPSDCVRAQLCLPASFTSTTGYRAGGLQDSDTEDECWSDTEVVPQPSARPREKPLGRTQSLRVVKRKPLGTSRSLKVRTRKKTTPSDMDS is encoded by the exons ATGGTGTCCTGGATGATCTGTCGCCTGGTGGT GCTGGTGTTTGGGATGCTGTACCCAACTTATGCTTCCTACAAGGCTGTGAAGACCAAGAACATTCGCGAATAT GTTCGGTGGATGATGTACTGGATCGTCTTTGCACTCTTCATGGCAGTGGAGACCTTCACAGACATCTTTATTTCCTG GTTCCCTTTCTACTACGAGATCAAGATGGCATTTGTGCTGTGGCTGCTTTCGCCCTATACCAAGGGGGCCAGCCTGCTTTACCGCAAGTTCGTCCACCCCTCCTTGTCTCGCCATGAGAAG GAGATCGACACCTACATCGTGCAGGCCAAGGAGCGCAGCTACGAGACAGTGCTCAGCTTTGGGAAGCGGGGCCTCAACATTGCCGCCTCGGCTGCTGTGCAGGCAGCCACCAAG AGTCAGGGCGCACTGGCCGGAAGGCTGCGGAGCTTCTCCATGCAGGACCTGCGCACCATCTCTgatgcccccgcccccacctaCCAGGATCCCCTCTACCTGGAGGACCAGGTACCCCACCGCAGGCCACCCATCGGTGAGTGGGCAGAGGAAGCCAGAGCTGTCCCGAGAGGGATGGCTTCCTCCAGGCAAGCTGTGGCTCCCCCCAGGGCCAGAGGAAAGCCTGGCTCAGCTGGCCCCAGGCCTTCAGACTGTGTCCGTGCCCAGCTTTGCCTCCCGGCCTCCTTCACCTCCACAACAGGGTACCGGGCAGGAGGCCTGCAGGACAGTGACACCGAGGATGAGTGTTGGTCAGACACAGAAGTGGTCCCCCAGCCATCAGCGCGGCCCCGAGAGAAGCCTCTGGGCCGCACCCAGAGTCTGCGCGTGGTCAAGAGGAAGCCGCTG gGCACCTCGCGCTCCCTGAAGGTTCGGACAAGGAAAAAGACCACGCCTTCAGACATGGACAGCTAG
- the REEP4 gene encoding receptor expression-enhancing protein 4 isoform X4, whose amino-acid sequence MVSWMICRLVVLVFGMLYPTYASYKAVKTKNIREYVRWMMYWIVFALFMAVETFTDIFISWFPFYYEIKMAFVLWLLSPYTKGASLLYRKFVHPSLSRHEKEIDTYIVQAKERSYETVLSFGKRGLNIAASAAVQAATKSQGALAGRLRSFSMQDLRTISDAPAPTYQDPLYLEDQVPHRRPPIGYRAGGLQDSDTEDECWSDTEVVPQPSARPREKPLGRTQSLRVVKRKPLVREGTSRSLKVRTRKKTTPSDMDS is encoded by the exons ATGGTGTCCTGGATGATCTGTCGCCTGGTGGT GCTGGTGTTTGGGATGCTGTACCCAACTTATGCTTCCTACAAGGCTGTGAAGACCAAGAACATTCGCGAATAT GTTCGGTGGATGATGTACTGGATCGTCTTTGCACTCTTCATGGCAGTGGAGACCTTCACAGACATCTTTATTTCCTG GTTCCCTTTCTACTACGAGATCAAGATGGCATTTGTGCTGTGGCTGCTTTCGCCCTATACCAAGGGGGCCAGCCTGCTTTACCGCAAGTTCGTCCACCCCTCCTTGTCTCGCCATGAGAAG GAGATCGACACCTACATCGTGCAGGCCAAGGAGCGCAGCTACGAGACAGTGCTCAGCTTTGGGAAGCGGGGCCTCAACATTGCCGCCTCGGCTGCTGTGCAGGCAGCCACCAAG AGTCAGGGCGCACTGGCCGGAAGGCTGCGGAGCTTCTCCATGCAGGACCTGCGCACCATCTCTgatgcccccgcccccacctaCCAGGATCCCCTCTACCTGGAGGACCAGGTACCCCACCGCAGGCCACCCATCG GGTACCGGGCAGGAGGCCTGCAGGACAGTGACACCGAGGATGAGTGTTGGTCAGACACAGAAGTGGTCCCCCAGCCATCAGCGCGGCCCCGAGAGAAGCCTCTGGGCCGCACCCAGAGTCTGCGCGTGGTCAAGAGGAAGCCGCTGGTGCGGGAG gGCACCTCGCGCTCCCTGAAGGTTCGGACAAGGAAAAAGACCACGCCTTCAGACATGGACAGCTAG
- the LGI3 gene encoding leucine-rich repeat LGI family member 3, whose product MAGLRARLGSGLGLLALSTLGLCLMLQVGAKRPPKTPPCPPSCSCTRDTAFCVDSKAVPRNLPSEVISLTLVNAAFSEIQDGAFSHLPLLQFLLLNSNKFTLIGDNAFTGLSHLQYLFIENNDIWALSKFTFRGLKSLTHLSLANNNLQTLPRDIFRPLDILSDLDLRGNSLNCDCKVKWLVEWLAHTNTTVAPIYCASPPRFQEHKVQDLPLREFDCITTDFVLYQTLSFPAVSAEPFLYSSDLYLALAQPGASACTILKWDYVERQLRDYDRIPAPSAVHCKPMVVDSQLYVVVAQLFGGSYIYHWDPNTTRFTKLQDIDPQRVRKPNDLEAFRIDGDWYFAVADSSKAGATSLYRWHQNGFYSHQALHAWHRDTDLEFVDGEGKPRLIVSSSSQAPVIYQWSRTQKQFVAQGEVTQVPDAQAVKHFRAGRDSYLCLSRYIGDSKILRWEGTRFSEVQALPSRGSLALQPFLVGERRYLALGSDFSFTQIYQWDEGRQNFVRFQELAVQAPRAFCYMPAGDAQLLLAPSFKGQTLLYRHVVVDLSA is encoded by the exons ATGGCGGGGCTGCGGGCCAGGCTGGGCTCGGGGCTCGGGCTGCTGGCGCTGTCCACGCTGGGCCTCTGCCTAATGCTGCAAGTCGGCGCCAAGAGGCCCCCCAAGACGCCCCCGTGCCCGCCCAGCTGCTCCTGCACCAGGGACACTGCCTTCTGCGTGGACTCTAAGGCGGTGCCCAGGAACCTGCCCTCCGAGGTCATCTCTCT GACGCTGGTGAATGCTGCCTTTTCGGAGATCCAGGATGGAGCATTTTCCCACCTGCCACTGCTGCAGTTCCT GTTACTCAATTCCAACAAGTTTACACTGATTGGAGACAATGCCTTCACTGGACTGTCTCACCTGCAGTACCT CTTCATTGAGAACAATGACATCTGGGCACTTTCCAAGTTTACCTTCAGAGGACTCAAGTCTTTGACACACCT CTCACTGGCCAACAATAACCTGCAGACACTGCCTAGAGACATCTTTCGGCCCCTGGACATCCTGAGTGACTT GGACCTGCGGGGCAACTCGCTCAACTGTGACTGCAAGGTGAAGTGGCTGGTGGAGTGGCTGGCACACACCAACACCACGGTGGCGCCCATCTACTGCGCCAGCCCGCCCCGCTTCCAAGAGCACAAGGTGCAGGATCTGCCGCTGCGGGAGTTCGACTGCATCACCACAG ATTTCGTGCTGTACCAGACCCTGTCCTTCCCAGCGGTGTCGGCCGAGCCCTTCCTTTACTCCAGTGACCTCTATTTGGCTTTGGCCCAGCCAGGAGCCAGCGCTTGCACCATCCTCAAGTGGGACTATGTTGAAAGGCAGCTTCGAGACTATGATAGAATCCCAG CCCCCTCTGCAGTGCATTGCAAGCCGATGGTGGTGGACAGCCAGCTGTATGTGGTGGTGGCCCAGTTGTTTGGTGGCTCTTACATTTACCACTGGGACCCCAACACCACGCGCTTCACCAAGCTGCAGGACATCGACCCTCAGCGCGTGCGCAAGCCCAATGACCTCGAGGCCTTCCGCATCGATGGCGACTGGTACTTTGCCGTGGCTGACAGCTCCAAGGCGGGGGCCACCAGCCTCTACCGCTGGCACCAGAACGGCTTCTACTCCCACCAGGCCCTGCATGCCTGGCACCGTGACACTGACCTGGAATTTGTAGACGGCGAGGGCAAGCCACGCCTGATCGTGTCCAGCAGCTCCCAGGCCCCCGTCATCTATCAGTGGAGTCGCACCCAGAAGCAGTTTGTGGCCCAGGGCGAGGTGACCCAGGTGCCTGATGCTCAGGCTGTGAAACACTTCCGCGCAGGTCGCGACAGCTACCTGTGCCTCAGCCGCTACATCGGTGACTCCAAGATCCTGCGCTGGGAGGGCACCCGCTTCTCCGAGGTACAGGCGCTGCCCTCCAGGGGCTCGCTGGCCCTGCAGCCCTTCCTGGTGGGTGAACGCCGCTACCTGGCCCTGGGCAGCGACTTCTCCTTCACGCAGATCTACCAGTGGGATGAGGGGCGGCAGAACTTTGTGCGGTTCCAGGAGCTGGCGGTGCAGGCCCCTCGGGCCTTCTGCTACATGCCTGCAGGGGACGCCCAGCTGCTCCTGGCCCCCAGCTTCAAGGGACAGACACTTCTGTACCGACACGTGGTGGTGGATCTCAGTGCCTAG
- the REEP4 gene encoding receptor expression-enhancing protein 4 isoform X3, with product MMYWIVFALFMAVETFTDIFISWFPFYYEIKMAFVLWLLSPYTKGASLLYRKFVHPSLSRHEKEIDTYIVQAKERSYETVLSFGKRGLNIAASAAVQAATKSQGALAGRLRSFSMQDLRTISDAPAPTYQDPLYLEDQVPHRRPPIGEWAEEARAVPRGMASSRQAVAPPRARGKPGSAGPRPSDCVRAQLCLPASFTSTTGYRAGGLQDSDTEDECWSDTEVVPQPSARPREKPLGRTQSLRVVKRKPLVREGTSRSLKVRTRKKTTPSDMDS from the exons ATGATGTACTGGATCGTCTTTGCACTCTTCATGGCAGTGGAGACCTTCACAGACATCTTTATTTCCTG GTTCCCTTTCTACTACGAGATCAAGATGGCATTTGTGCTGTGGCTGCTTTCGCCCTATACCAAGGGGGCCAGCCTGCTTTACCGCAAGTTCGTCCACCCCTCCTTGTCTCGCCATGAGAAG GAGATCGACACCTACATCGTGCAGGCCAAGGAGCGCAGCTACGAGACAGTGCTCAGCTTTGGGAAGCGGGGCCTCAACATTGCCGCCTCGGCTGCTGTGCAGGCAGCCACCAAG AGTCAGGGCGCACTGGCCGGAAGGCTGCGGAGCTTCTCCATGCAGGACCTGCGCACCATCTCTgatgcccccgcccccacctaCCAGGATCCCCTCTACCTGGAGGACCAGGTACCCCACCGCAGGCCACCCATCGGTGAGTGGGCAGAGGAAGCCAGAGCTGTCCCGAGAGGGATGGCTTCCTCCAGGCAAGCTGTGGCTCCCCCCAGGGCCAGAGGAAAGCCTGGCTCAGCTGGCCCCAGGCCTTCAGACTGTGTCCGTGCCCAGCTTTGCCTCCCGGCCTCCTTCACCTCCACAACAGGGTACCGGGCAGGAGGCCTGCAGGACAGTGACACCGAGGATGAGTGTTGGTCAGACACAGAAGTGGTCCCCCAGCCATCAGCGCGGCCCCGAGAGAAGCCTCTGGGCCGCACCCAGAGTCTGCGCGTGGTCAAGAGGAAGCCGCTGGTGCGGGAG gGCACCTCGCGCTCCCTGAAGGTTCGGACAAGGAAAAAGACCACGCCTTCAGACATGGACAGCTAG
- the REEP4 gene encoding receptor expression-enhancing protein 4 isoform X1, whose amino-acid sequence MVSWMICRLVVLVFGMLYPTYASYKAVKTKNIREYVRWMMYWIVFALFMAVETFTDIFISWFPFYYEIKMAFVLWLLSPYTKGASLLYRKFVHPSLSRHEKEIDTYIVQAKERSYETVLSFGKRGLNIAASAAVQAATKSQGALAGRLRSFSMQDLRTISDAPAPTYQDPLYLEDQVPHRRPPIGEWAEEARAVPRGMASSRQAVAPPRARGKPGSAGPRPSDCVRAQLCLPASFTSTTGYRAGGLQDSDTEDECWSDTEVVPQPSARPREKPLGRTQSLRVVKRKPLVREGTSRSLKVRTRKKTTPSDMDS is encoded by the exons ATGGTGTCCTGGATGATCTGTCGCCTGGTGGT GCTGGTGTTTGGGATGCTGTACCCAACTTATGCTTCCTACAAGGCTGTGAAGACCAAGAACATTCGCGAATAT GTTCGGTGGATGATGTACTGGATCGTCTTTGCACTCTTCATGGCAGTGGAGACCTTCACAGACATCTTTATTTCCTG GTTCCCTTTCTACTACGAGATCAAGATGGCATTTGTGCTGTGGCTGCTTTCGCCCTATACCAAGGGGGCCAGCCTGCTTTACCGCAAGTTCGTCCACCCCTCCTTGTCTCGCCATGAGAAG GAGATCGACACCTACATCGTGCAGGCCAAGGAGCGCAGCTACGAGACAGTGCTCAGCTTTGGGAAGCGGGGCCTCAACATTGCCGCCTCGGCTGCTGTGCAGGCAGCCACCAAG AGTCAGGGCGCACTGGCCGGAAGGCTGCGGAGCTTCTCCATGCAGGACCTGCGCACCATCTCTgatgcccccgcccccacctaCCAGGATCCCCTCTACCTGGAGGACCAGGTACCCCACCGCAGGCCACCCATCGGTGAGTGGGCAGAGGAAGCCAGAGCTGTCCCGAGAGGGATGGCTTCCTCCAGGCAAGCTGTGGCTCCCCCCAGGGCCAGAGGAAAGCCTGGCTCAGCTGGCCCCAGGCCTTCAGACTGTGTCCGTGCCCAGCTTTGCCTCCCGGCCTCCTTCACCTCCACAACAGGGTACCGGGCAGGAGGCCTGCAGGACAGTGACACCGAGGATGAGTGTTGGTCAGACACAGAAGTGGTCCCCCAGCCATCAGCGCGGCCCCGAGAGAAGCCTCTGGGCCGCACCCAGAGTCTGCGCGTGGTCAAGAGGAAGCCGCTGGTGCGGGAG gGCACCTCGCGCTCCCTGAAGGTTCGGACAAGGAAAAAGACCACGCCTTCAGACATGGACAGCTAG